One part of the Malus sylvestris chromosome 2, drMalSylv7.2, whole genome shotgun sequence genome encodes these proteins:
- the LOC126613810 gene encoding NADH dehydrogenase [ubiquinone] 1 alpha subcomplex subunit 6-like: MPPGRVEWSDTEELSESSFEFSEEEMSFIQRAVKVPPNSASLDEARHRVFDFFRAACRSIPTIMEIYNLDDVVTPSHLRTVVASEIRKNANVTNPKVIDMLLFKAMEELNNITEHAKQRHHIIGQYVVGQQGLLQDSGTKDQGTSAFLKEFYKSNYF, from the exons ATGCCTCCAGGGCGAGTGGAGTGGAGCGACACAGAAGAACTCAGTGAGTCGAGTTTTGAGTTTTCGGAGGAAGAAATGTCGTTTATTCAGCGGGCTGTGAAGGTGCCACCGAACTCGGCGTCTCTGGACGAGGCCCGGCACCGAGTCTTCGACTTCTTCAGGGCCGCCTGCAGATCCATCCCCACCATCATGGAAATCTACAACCTCGACGACGTCGTTACGCCCTCTCACCTCCGCACCGTCGTGGCCTCCGAGATCCGCAAGAACGCCAACGTCACTAACCCTAAG GTCATCGATATGCTGCTCTTCAAGGCAATGGAAGAGTTAAATAACATCACCGAGCATGCAAAGCAGCGACACCACATCATTGGCCAGTACGTCGTTGGTCAGCAAGGGCTTCTGCAGGATTCGGGCACCAAAGATCAGGGGACCTCTGCTTTTCTTAAAGAATTTTATAAGAGCAATTATTTTTGA
- the LOC126613811 gene encoding uncharacterized protein LOC126613811, which translates to MEVVVAIARVMAVENVAVVAMVVGVVVANGSSGDGHNNETVEVVVAMMTRGRGDDSVQYGGGGGGGGDSSSDEGGVASKMVMMVRRVVVAMVAWVKLLENVEVAMVVVSIL; encoded by the exons ATGGAGGTGGTGGTCGCCATAGCGAGAGTGATGGCAGTGGAGAATGTGGCTGTGGTAGCGATGGTGGTGGGAGTGGTGGTGGCTAATGGCAGCAGTGGTGATGGCCACAATAATGAGACAGTGGAAGTGGTGGTGGCCATGATGACCAGAGGGAGAGGTGATGATAGTGTACaatatggtggtggtggcggcggcggcggcgatAGTAGCAGTGATGAGGGTGGTGTGGCGTCAAAGATGGTAATGATGGTGAGACGGGTAGTGGTAGCCATGGTGGCTTGGGTGAAATTGCTGGAGAATGTTGAGGTGGCAATGGTGGTGGTG TCTATTTTATAA